A part of Peromyscus maniculatus bairdii isolate BWxNUB_F1_BW_parent chromosome 10, HU_Pman_BW_mat_3.1, whole genome shotgun sequence genomic DNA contains:
- the Cdc7 gene encoding cell division cycle 7-related protein kinase, with the protein MEEPMAFSSQPGCDRSPADDSLKRYEQNVKLSGIKKDIEKLCEAVPQLVSVFKIKDKIGEGTFSSVYLATAQLQVGHEEKIALKHLIPTSHPVRVAAELQCLTLAGGQDNVMGVKYCFRKNDHVVIAMPYLEHESFLDILNSLSFQEVREYMFNLFIALKRIHQFGIVHRDVKPSNFLYNRRLKKYALVDFGLAQGTHDTKIELLKFVQSEAQQEGCPRNKYHGVTGHKGSLSRPAPKNLDQQCAAKTSVKRPYANSQNAQTHVKQGKDGKEGSVGLSVQRSVFGERNFNIHSSISHESPAEKLIKQSKTVDIISRKLATKKAAISTKAVTGVMRKTASSCPAVLTCDCYGTDKVCSICLSRRQQVAPRAGTPGFRAPEVLTKCPNQTTAIDMWSAGIILLSLLSGRYPFYKASDDLTALAQIMTIRGSRETIQAAKAFGKSILCSKEVPAQDLRKLCERLRGVDPNTPKSAVSPPGCTSPENTDHKASYHVQTSPAQHAEDSLNKRDSDGCGSRPRQCTANSEGWDTVPDEAYDLLDKLLDLNPASRITAEAALLHPFFKDMRS; encoded by the exons ATGGAGGAGCCCATGGCGTTTTCTTCCCAGCCTGGCTGTGACAGGAGCCCCGCCGATGACTCGTTAAAAAGATATGAGCAGAATGTGAAACTTTCAG GCATTAAAAAAGATATTGAGAAGCTTTGTGAAGCTGTACCACAGCTTGTCAGTGTGTTCAAAATTAAGGACAAAATCGGAGAAG GCACCTTCAGCTCTGTCTACTTGGCCACGGCCCAGCTGCAGGTGGGACATGAAGAGAAGATTGCGCTGAAGCACTTGATCCCAACAAGTCACCCCGTGAGAGTCGCCGCGGAGCTTCAGTGTCTGACACTTGCGGG GGGGCAGGACAACGTCATGGGAGTCAAGTACTGCTTCAGGAAAAACGATCATGTGGTTATTGCCATGCCATATCTGGAACATGAGTCGTTTTTG GACATTTTGAATTCTCTTTCCTTTCAAGAAGTACGAGAGTATATGTTTAATCTCTTCATAGCTTTGAAACGGATTCATCAGTTTGGTATTGTTCATCGTGATGTGAAGCCCAGCAATTTTTTATACAATAGACGCCTGAAAAA GTATGCCTTGGTGGACTTTGGTTTGGCCCAAGGAACCCATGACACGAAAATAGAGCTGCTCAAGTTTGTCCAGTCTGAGGCTCAGCAGGAAGGCTGTCCACGAAACAAGTACCACGGAGTTACTGGACACAAGGGCTCCCTGAGCCGCCCAGCACCTAAAAATCTGGATCAGCAGTGTGCCGCAAAAACTTCTGTCAAGAGACCCTACGCAAACTCACAGAACGCACAGACTCACGTTAAGCAAGGGAAAGACGGAAAG GAGGGATCTGTAGGCCTTTCTGTCCAGCGCTCTGTTTTTGGAGAAAGAAATTTCAATATACACAGCTCCATTTCCCATGAGAGCCCTGCAGAGAAA ctcaTAAAGCAATCAAAGACTGTGGATATAATCTCAAGAAAGCTAGCAACAAAAAAGGCGGCCATTTCTACAAAAGCTGTGACTGGTGTGATGAGGAAAACTGCCAGTTCTTGCCCGGCTGTCCTGACCTGTGACTGTTACGGGACCGATAAAGTCTGCAGCATCTGCCTGTCGAG GCGGCAGCAGGTTGCCCCTCGGGCAGGCACACCAGGATTCAGAGCACCGGAGGTCCTGACGAAGTGTCCTAACCAGACCACAG CGATTGACATGTGGTCTGCGGGCAtcatcctcctctccctgctcagTGGGCGGTACCCATTTTACAAGGCCAGCGATGACTTAACTGCTTTGGCTCAAATCATGACAATTCGGGGATCCAGGGAAACCATCCAGGCTGCTAAAGCTTTTG gcaaATCAATTTTGTGTAGCAAAGAAGTCCCAGCACAAGACTTGAGGAAACTCTGTGAGAGACTAAGGGGTGTAGACCCTAACACTCCCAAGTCAGCAGTCAGTCCACCAGGCTGtacttctccagagaacactgacCATAAAGCTTCTTACCACGTACAGACATCTCCAGCACAGCACGCAGAGGATTCCTTGAATAAAAGGGACAGTGATGGCTGTGGGAGTCGTCCCAGGCAGTGTACTGCCAACTCGGAAGGCTGGGACACAGTACCTGATGAAGCCTACGACCTGCTTGATAAACTTCTGGATCTAAACCCAGCTTCTAGAATAACAGCAGAAGCGGCCTTACTGCATCCGTTCTTTAAGGATATGCGCTCCTGA